In Euzebyales bacterium, the sequence ACGCGCGGCAGTTCGGATGGCGGTCCGACGGGTCGCGGGCGAGCGCCCGCATGACGACGTCGTCGAGCTCCTTGGGCATGTCGGCACGCAGCGCACGCAGCGGCAGCGGCTCGTGGTCCAGCCGTTGTGCGGCGATCGCCACCGTCGACGAGGCGGAGAACGGCTGCTGGCCGCTCAGCGCCTCGTAGAGGACGCAGCCCAGGGAGTACTGGTCGGCGCGGCCGTCCACGGGCCTGTCCTCGACCTGCTCCGGCGCCACGTAGGCGGCCGTGCCGAGCACCATGCCGGTCTTGGTGAGCTCGCTGCGGGAGTGCTCGACCTTGACGATGCCGAAGTCGCCCATCTTCACCGCGCCCTCCTGCCCCAGCAGGATGTTGGCGGGCTTCACGTCGCGGTGGACCAGGCCCCGCTCGTGGGCGAAGTCGAGGGCGAAGGCGACGCGCATGCCGACGCTGGCGGCGAGGCCCGGGTCGAGCCGGCCGTACTGCACCATGACCTCGCGCAGGGTCACCCCCTGGACGAACTCCATGACGAGGTAGACCCAGTCGCCGTCGCGTCCCGTGTCGTAGATGCCGACGATCCCCGGGTGGGCGAGCTTGGCCGCCGCGACCGCCTCGCGCCGGAAACGCTCGCGGAAGTCGCGGTCGTTCGACAGGTGCTTGTGCAGGAGCTTGACCGCGACGGTGCGCGCCAGCTTCTCGTCGTGTGCCCGCCACACGGTGGCCATGCCACCGATCGCGATGCGTTCCTCGAGCAGGTAGCGGTCGCTGAGCACCCTCGGTGGGAGCGAGGGGTCAGGCTCCGGACCTCCACCGGTGAGGACACCGGTGCGCTCGACGTCGTCGCTCATGTCACCGCACGTACCTGACGTGCGGGCGACGGGCCGGGCTCCAGGGGGTCGTGGAACGCACCGCCCCTGAGTGGTTCGGGCCTCGACCCTTGCTGAACGCCCGACTCCATTCGGTTGCTCACTCCAGAACGCCGGACCCGTGAGGGCTGAACCAGTGACCGAGTGTACTTCGCCCCTCAGCGGTGCAAAGACCGTCCTGGTCTGCGCGACCCCGTTCGTCCCGTGCGACCAGCACCTGCGCGGCGATGCGCCGGAGCGATCTGCCGTCGCCCTGGGTCGCGTCGGTGGGTCACAGCCCGGTCGGGTCGAGCGGCGCGCGCTGGGTGATGAACGACCGCGCTGACGTCGAAGGCCATGAGGGTGAGGAGGACGATGAAGATCCTCATGCGCGCGGCGATGGTGAGCCGTGCGGCGCCCCGCTCGCTCGCGAGGTTCATGGTCGACTCCACACGCGGTCCGTGGGATGGTGGAGCGCCTGTCGGCCGTGTGGGCGGGCGCCTCAGCGCAGGCGCATGGGCCGGGGCGGCGAGCCGTCCCACCGGTGCCGGTCAGCGGCGCAGCACCCGCCCCAGCTGCGCGATCTCGGGCAGGCGCAGCGCGGTTGCGACGGCCACGTAGGTCAGACCGACCGCGGCAGCGGTCAGCAGGAGCAGCACGAGCAGTGGCTGTGCTCCGAGAACGACGCGCACGACGATGCCGGCGATCGCCGCCGTCGTGCCCGCGGTGCCGGTGCGGAGCATCCAACCGCCGCCGACCCTCACGCGGATGTCGGCGACGCGCGCGAGGTGACGGCGGAGCAGGCCGTACTCCAGCCAGGACGTCATGCCCGCCGCGAGCGTGAGCCCCACCGCGCCGAGCCGCAGGAACGTGGTCTGGTCGGTCGCCCGCGCGTCGATCGGCAGCGGGGCGAAGGCCGGCAGCGACCCTCGCACGACGACGCCGGCATTGGTCAGCGCGAGACGGTCGAACTGGAGCATCAGTACCGCGCCGAGCGCCGCAGCTACCACGACGCGGACGATGGCGTACCGGGTGGGCGACCTCGTGTCGCCGGCCGCGTAGAGCGCCGATTGGAGCAGGCGTGACGACGTGTTCGACAGGAGGCCCACCGTGGAGCCCAGCAGCACGAGCCAGACCTGCTGCGCGGCGAGCGGCGTCAGGACGGTGGCGTAGACCAGGTCGCCGAGCACGACGAATGCGGCGATCGTCGGTATCACGTAGAACGCGATGCGGGCGAGCATCGGGTGCAGCCGCCCTGCGACCCTCCCATTCTCGGCCTCCTGCAGGGACGACAGGGCGGGCAGCTCCGAGGCCGCCACGCTCATCCCGAACAGGCTGACCGGCAGCAGCGCGAGCCGTGTCGCGTACTCGACGGCGGCTACGGCGCCGGCGGCCAGCAGGCTCGCAAGCGCGATGTCGACGTAGATCATCAGTTGCACGACACCGCGCCCGGTCACGACCGGCCAGAACGACCGCAGGGTTCTGCGGACCCCGGAGCGGCTCGTGTCCAGCGAGATCCGCAGAGCGGGGTTGGAGCGCACGACGGCAGGGACCTGGACGGCGAACTGCAGCAGGCCACCGACGAGCGCACCCCAGGCCAGCGCGATCGCCAGCTGCGCCAGCTCGGCGTCGGACGCCTCCGTCGAGGCGATGCCGCCATCGAGCAGGACAGCGGCGGCGGCGACGAGGACGGCGATCTGGGTGACGTTCCAGATCACCGGCGCCACGTAGGACAGAAAGAACCTGCGGTGGCTGTTGAGCACGCCGAGGCACCACGCCGACAGCACCAGGAACCCGACGCCGGGGAACAGGATCCGGGTCAGGGTGACCGTGAGCTCCAGACGCTGGCCGGTGAAGCCGATGGCGACGAGACGCGTGATCGGCTCCGCCAACGCGACACCCAGCAGCGCGAGGAGACCGGTCAACGCCGTCAGCAGACCCGCGATCGCGCCGGCGACGAGACCGGCCTCCTCGTAGCGGCGCTGCGCGAGCAGGCGGCTGTAGACCGGGATGAACGAGGCTGACAGCACCCCTTCACCCAGAAGGTTCTGGAGCAGGTTCGGGATGCGCATCGCGGCCTGCAACGCGTCGGCGACCGGGCTGACGCCGAAGTACCTGGCGACCGCGGCGGTGCGCGCGAGCCCGCTCACCCGCGACAGGAGGATGCCGGCGGCGACGAGTGCAGAGTTCCGCGAGGAACTGGGATCGTCCGGGAGCTCGGTCTCGAGGGTGTGCTCTGGACGGTTCACGCGCGAAGACCGGTGGCGGTGGGGCTGTGGGACAGCACGTCGCTCGTCGGGGGTGTGAAGTGAGGTCGGACGGACATGTCGGCCAAGGATAATTCGGCCGCGACAACCCCTCCGGTAGCCGGTACATGGCCGACGACACACAGCGACCGTGACCGACGGCGTGAGGGACCATTCTGCCGGAGCTGAACGACCACCTGTGACTGACGCCAAGTGGTGCGGGTCGGCCCCGCACCCTGAAGGCGGGCCGCGTACATCAGGGGTGTCGGGCGCACTCCAAGGGGGGTGGAGGCGTTGCCCGCCTGACGCCGGCCGGCGGCGTTCCTCGCGGAGATCCTGTCCCACAACCAGCGTGAGGCCCACGAACGCGGCAGGTAGGCCCACTTCGCGTACGCGGTCGCCGGGCTGGGGCGGGCGAGAGCGCTTCGGATGTCGGCGCTGCACACCACCGATGCCGCGCAGGCCGACAAGACCGATTTGCTGCCGGACGCCATCGCGGAGGGCGGGTACTCCGGCATGCAGAGTTCGACCAGCACCGGCTCCAGCTGTACCAAGACGGCGTCGACTGTGGAGGCCGCCCTCGACGCGGCGTCGAGCCCTCACGACTTCAGCGTCATGATGCACGGCGTCCCCCGCGCTCCCGCGTCCGCGCGCTCTCCACCGCGGGCTGACGAGACACCCGGGGGGTGCCGCCCGCGATCCCGACGTCGGCCGCGCTCCTCGTCGTCGGGCGCCGCACCGCCGCGCACTAGCATGGCCCGACGATGCCCGACACCGACATCCAGCAGCGTCAGCTCGCTGAGCTCGTCGCGATCTACCCCGCGGCCGACGAGCTCGCCGAACGCTTCGCCGCGGCCGGCCACGAGCTGTACCTCGTGGGCGGCACCGTGCGGGACACGCTGCTGCACGGGCGCGCCGACGGCGACCTGGACCTGGCGACCACGGCGCGCCCGGCCGAGACGGAGCGCCTGCTGCAGGGCTGGGTGGATCACCTGTGGCTGACCGGCGCGCGGTTCGGCACGGTCAGCGCGACGAGGGGCGACGACACGTTCGAGGTGACGACGCTGCGGTCCGACCGCTACGAGCCGGGATCGCGACACCCGGACGTGTCGTTCGGCGACGACATCGAGACGGACCTGTCTCGCCGAGACTTCACGTGCAACGCCATGGCCGTGGACCTGCGGCGGCGCGCGTTCGTCGATCCGTTCGGTGGACTCGCCGACCTGCACCGGCGTGTGCTGCGTACGCCGCTGCCCGCCGAGACCAGCTTCGGCGACGACCCCCTGCGCATGGTCCGCCTGGCACGGTTCGCCGCGGTGCTCGACGCCGTGGTCGATGACGACGCACGACGGGCGGCGACGACCATGGCGGGCGAGCTGGCGATCATCAGCCGCGAGCGCATCCGCGTTGAGCTCAGCAAGCTGATCGTCGCGCCGGCCGTTACCCGTGGGCTGGACCTGCTGTGCGACACGGGGCTGGCCGACCAGTTTCTGCCGGAGCTGCCGGCGCTGAAGATGCAGCGCGATCCGGCGCACCACCACAAGGACGTCTACGTCCACACGCTGGCGGTCGTGGAGGGCTGCCCCGCCGACGACCTGGTCCTGCGGCTCGCCGGCCTGCTGCACGACATCGGTAAGCCCGCGACCCGTCGCTTCGAGTCGGGGGGCCGGGTCACCTTCCATCACCACGAGGTGGTGGGTGCGCGCATGGCCCGTGCGCGACTGACCGAGCTGCGCTACCCGAAGAAGGTGGTCGAGCAGGTCGCGCAGCTGGTGGCGCTCCACCTGCGGTTCCACGGCTACCGCGACCAGGGCTGGACCGACTCGGCGGTGCGCCGGTACGTGCGGGATGCGGGGACGCCCGAGCAACTCCGGCGCCTGAACCTGCTGACCCGTGCCGACGTGACGACGCAGAACCAGCGCAGGACCCGAGCGCTGCAGCGGGCGATGGACGAGCTCGAGGAGCGGATCGAGCAGCTCCAGCGCGAGGAGGAGCTCGCAGCGATCCGGCCGCCGTTGGACGGCCACCAGATCATGGAGCATCTCGGCATCGGCCCCGGCCCCAAGGTGGGGCGGGCCTACCGCCACCTACTGGAGGCCCGCATCGCCGACGGGCCGATGACGGCCGACGAGGGCTACGCGCTGCTCGACGCGTGGGCTGCCGAGCAGGAGGACTGACCCGTTCCCGGCGTGGACCGCGTGGCCCGCGGTTGAGCGGAAGGCGGTCTGGACCAGCTGCTCGCCCGGCGTCGGCTGCGGCGCGCCGAGGAGGTAGCCCTGCCCGAAGGCGATCGTCCAGCGCGCGCAGCTGTCGAGCTGCTCGGCGGTCTCGACGCTCTCGGCGATCAGGCAGGCACCCCCGTCCGCCACGCGAAGTGCTGGAGGCCGGCGACCAGCGCCCGGCGCACTGGGTCGGTGGCGATGCCGTCGACCCACCTGCGGCCCAGCTTCGTGAACGGCGGCCGGAGGGCGAGCACACGGGTGAGACCGGCGTAGCCGGACCCGGCGTCGTCGACCGACAACAGCCGCACCGTTGAGCCCAGTGCGTCGACGGCCTGACGGACCCGCGGGTAGTCATCGATCCAGTCGGATCTCGCGAGGATGTCGCCGCCGATCAGTATCCACGGCGCGTCGTTGCCGCGGAGGGCGAGCGGGATGATCGTGCCGTCGCCGATGATCGCGTACACCCCGACACCGTCGTGGCCCGGCAGCTGGGCGAGGCGTGAGCAGACCAGGTCGAGGTCTCCGACGGCGAGTGCGACGGCCGGCCGCGCGTCAGCGCGCTGAGGATCTGGTTGCGCTCCCACATGCGGTCGCCCGGGATGCTCGGCCACCCGGCGTGGTGTCAGCCGCGGGCCGCGCGGATCGCGGCGACCACGTCGTCGACCGCCGTGCCCTGCGTCAGCGCCTCGAGCGTGAGCGGCACGGGGCCGTCGGGGCCCGGTGTGGCCAGCGGCAGCCGCCAGTTGGGGTACTGGTCGACGGTGCCGGGCACGTTCGGCTGCCGCGGATCGCCGACCCCGTCCCACAGCGCCGCGGCCACCAGCGCCGATGGCGTCGAGGCCAGGAAGCGGTGCATCGCGACCACCCTCGCACGGACGTCCGTGGCGTCGTCCGCCAGGACGTCGTGCGCGCGGAACAGCGCCAGCATCGAGGCCTTGTCGTCGGCAAGGCGTCGCTGGGCGTCCGCGAGCGGCTCGGACAGCAGCCCCAGCTCGTGTCGGACACGCAGCGCGGATCCGTCCCACCATCCGGTCGCCGTCGGCAGGTCGTGTGTGGTCACCGACGCCAACGCCGACCTGGGGTACCGGGCGGCGTCGCGGCGCCCGTGGGTCGTCGTGTCGTCGCCCTCGAACCACAGCACCGCGCTGCCGGCGACCCCGCGGCGGCGCAGTAGCCCCCGGATGCGGTCGTCGACCGTGCCCAGGTCCTCGCCGATCACGATCGCTCCTGCGCGGTGGGCCTCGAGCACGAGCACCGCGAACAGCTCGTCGGCGGGATAGCCGACGTAGGTGCCCTCGACCGGTCCGGTGTCCTCGGGGATCCAGAACAGTCGGGAGAACCCGAGGATGTGATCAATGCGGAGCCCGCCGCCGACCGCGAGCGACGCCGACAGCACCTCTCGCTGCGTGCGATATCCTGCGGCGCGCATCGCACCTGGCAGCGGGGGCGGCTGACCCCAGTCCTGGCCCTGGTGGTTGAAGGCGTCCGGCGGGGCGCCGACGCGCATGGACCTGGCGAACTCGTCGGGCAGTGACCACACGTCGGCACCACCCGGCGCGACCCCCACGGCCAGGTCGTGCACGATGCCGATGTCCATGCCGGCGGCCGTCGCGCGGTCCTGAGCGTCCCGCAGCTGGCGGGCGCACAGCAGCTGCAGCCAGGCATGGAACCCCACGACGCCGTCGTGCTCGCCGGCCCACGCCGCGACGGCGTCGGACCGCGGGTCGCGGAGTGGGTCCGGCCAGGTGGTGAACGGGATGCCGAGCTCCTCGGCGAGGGCACAGAACGTGGCGAAGCGCTGCAGCGCCGGCCCGCCGTCGGCACGGAACGCCGCGAGCTCACGGCGTTGGTCGTCGGCGCGTCGCTCGTACAGCAGCCAGAGCGCCTCCCGCTTCGCCTGCCACACGGCGTCGCGGTCGATCCGTTCGGCGTCGGCCGCCAGGGGGGCGGGCAGGTCTTCCCATCGCCGCCGCGTGGTGGCGTCGAGCGCGTCGTAGCCTGCGACGTCGGTGACGCGCAGGTAGCAGGGATCGGCGAAGCGGCGGCTCGTCGGTGAATACGGCGAGGCCTCCCGGGGCAGCACCGGCGCGGCGGCGTGGACCGGGTTGATCAGCAGGAGGTCGGCGCCGTCGCCTCCCGCCCACTCGGCGAGCAGCGCGAGGTCCGCGAACTCGCCCTGTCCCCAGCCGGCGGCGGAGCGCACCGCGTAGGCCTGCAGCATCCACCCCCACCGGCGCCCGACCGTGATCGCCGGCGCGCGGTCGGGCGCCACGATGACCGTGCAGGCGTCCTCGTCGCCCGCAGTCGCCACCATCAGGCGGTGGTAGCCCAGCGGCAGATCGGCAGGCAGCTCCACGGTTCCCCGCCGTCGACGGCCGCTGCCGGTCTCGGCGACCCCGCCCCACACCGGCGCACCCACCGACCGCTCGGTGCCGTCCTCGAGCGTGAGCGTCAGATCCGGCTCCACGTCGACCGGTGCGCTGACGGTCACCGTGGGCCGGCTCGGCTCGCCCACATCACCGCCGCGCCACACCACGGCCACCGGCTCCACCGGGCACGTCCAGCCGCGCCGCCGCAGTGCCCGCAGGGAACGGGCGATGGCGGCTTTGTCGTCGCAGTCGTGTCCCAGGGTGGTCAGCACCGCCCGCAGAGTGCTGTCGGGCGGCCGCTGGGCCGCGCCCGACGCCTCGTAGGCATCTGCGACGCCGGCAGCCCGAGCGAGGCGGCGCAGCGCCCGTTGCTCGGGGTCGGGTGGTGCCACGATCCGTGCTCCTCGGGTCGTCCTGCGGCGGGCGCGCGGCCGGAGACGGCGTCGCTCGCGTACGTGCCCGGACATGGCGACGGGCCCCGCCCGTGACGGGACCCGTCGGTCGTGCGCGCGGTGGGTCAGCCGGGACGCCCGTTGACGCGCGTCTCCTCCAGCCCGCCGGTCTTCTTCCACATGTCGTCGATCTCGTCGATCAGATCGAGCAGCTTCTGGCCCTCGGCCGGGTCGTTGCTCCGCTTCACCTGCGAGCACTGCTTGAGCGCGCGCCAGAACGTGTCCTGCAGGTTCGGGAACTGGTCGAGGTGCTCCGGCTTGAAGCGATCACTGAACAGCACCGAGATGTGGTGCTTCGCCAGCTCCGCGCGCTCCTCCTTGACGATCACGCAGCGCTGGCGGAACAGCTCGTCGTCCGAGTCCTGGAACTTCTGGGCGATCTTGTAGCAGGACTCCGCCTCGATGCGCGCCTGCTCGGGGTCGTAGATGCCGCAGGGGATGTCGCAGTGCGCGTGCACCGTGGTCGGCGCCGCGACCCGGTCGAGCATCGTGAGCAGTCGGGTGATGTCCGTGTGACGTGACCTACCGCTGTAGCTACTTGAGGTCATGAGTTCGATACTCCTTGATGCATTCGGTGACGCAGGGGGATCGTTCGAGGTCGTAGTGTGTCCCTGTGCTCCGTCCGCTAACCATCACGCTGGGGGCCGCCGCCGTCCTGTGGGCCCGCCGTGGTGGCCTGCGCCACGTCATCGTGACCGGGTCGAGCATGCATCCGACGCTGTGCGCCGGTGACCGGCTGCTGCTCGTGGCCGCTCCAGGCCGGCCACGCCCCGGTCAACTGGCGCTCGCGCACGATCCGCGGTCGCACGACCGTGAGCTGCTCAAGCGGGTGCACGCCGTCGCCTCCGACGGGATCGACCTGCGTGGCGACAACACGGCCGCCAGCGCCGACAGCCGGGTCTTCGGGCCCGTGCCTGCCCGCATGGTCCGGACGTACGTCGTGTGGCGGTATGCACCAGCCAACCGCGCCGGACGCGTGCCCGGGCGCGGGCTCAGTTGGTCGCGTGCTCCCGCAGATCCACCGCGAAGTCACTGACCGGACGGGCGATGAACTCCTCGACCATACGGTGGCACACGTCGTCGGTGAACTGTGCCGGCGGCGACTTCATGAAGTAGCTCGACGGGCCGAGGAGCGGCCCGCCAAGGCCACGGTCGGTTGCCAGCCGCGCGCAGCGGACGGCGTCGATGACGACACCAGCGGAGTTGGGCGAGTCCCACACCTCGAGCTTGACCTCGACGCTGATCGGGACGTCGCCGAAGTTCCGGCCCTCCATCCGGATGTAGGCCCACTTGCGGTCCTCGAGCCACGGCACATGGTCGCTGGGCCCGATGTGGATGTTCTCGCGACCGATGGGCGCGTCGAGCTGGCTCGTGACAGACTGCGTCTTGGAGACCTTCTTCGACGTCAGCCGCTTGCGCTCCAACATGTTCATGAAGTCCATGTTGCCGCCGAAGTTCAGCTGGTATGTGCGGTCGATCGCAGCACCGCGGTCCTCGAACAGGCGGGCCAGCATGCGGTGGGTGATCGTCGCGCCCACCTGCGACTTGATGTCGTCGCCGATGATCGGCACGCCGGCGGCGACGAACCGCTCGGCCCATGCCGGGTCGCTGGCGATGAACACCGGGAGGCAGTTGACGAACGCCACGCCGGCGGCCAACGCCTGCTCGGCGTAGTAGCGCGCGGCCTGCTCGGAGCCGACCGGCAGGTAGCACACGAGCACGTCGGCCCGCGCCTCGTGGAGGACTTCGGCGACGTCGACCGGCGGCGCGTCGCTCTCCTCGCTCGTCTCGCGGTAGTACTCGCCGAACCCGTCGAGCGTCGGGCCGCGCTGGACCTCGACACCGACCGGCGGGACCTCGGCGAACTGGATCGTGTTGTTGGGCGGCGCGACGATCGCCTCGGCCAGGTCGCGTCCGACCTTCTTGGCGTCGACGTCGAAGGCTGCGACGAACTCGATGTCGCCGACGTGGTAGCCGCCGAGGTCGACGTGCATCAGTCCCGGCACGTCATCGCCGGGCTGCGCGTCCGCGTAGTAGTGCACACCCTGCACCAGCGAGCTGGCGCAGTTCCCGACGCCGACGACGGCGACGCGGATCGGTGTTGCTGACCGGTGTGTACCCATGACGTGTACTCCTTGCGATCGGCGCCGTCCGCGCCGATCGCTGGTCGATGTTCAGGCCTGAGGGTCCTGCCTGTGGACGAGCGACGAGGGGGATTCGGGCGGGTCGCGCGGTGGTTCGTCCGACCGGACGGGGTCGACTGGCGTGTCGTGGCCGTCGCCGCGTTCCTCTGCGATGCGGGTGCGCTCGGCGGAGATGAGCTCGTCGAGCCAGGCGATGTCGGCGTTGATGCCGTTCACGCCGTGACGCATGAGCGCGATCGTGTAGGTGTCGGCGCGGAGCCGCGTGGCGCGGCGCAACGCGCGTTCGGCCTGCTCGAGTCGTTCGTGGAGGTAGGACCGCCGGCGCTCCAGCAGGCGGAGTCGAATCTCGGGGCGCAGGTAGGTGAAGAAGGCCAGGCGGAGGGAGAACTTCTCCTCCTCGAGCTCCTGGGCGTCGAGCTCGCCGAGGAGCTCGAGGAAGTCAGCCTCGCCGGCGGCGGTGATGCGGTACTCCTGTTTGCGACGCGGCCGTTCGTCGGCGGCGTCTCCAGGGACCTTCTCGACCACGCCACGCCGCTCCAGCTTCTTGAGCGTCGGGTACAAGGAGCCGAACGACACCGTCCAGAACAGCCCGAGCTTCTGCGCGAGCTGCTTGCGCAGCTCGTAGCCATGCATCGGCCGCTCCTTGAGCAGCCCCAGGATGGCAAGCTCGAGCACGGGCACGTCCTTGGGTGGTCGTAGGGTTCGTGGGTCAACGTGGTGCTGAACCGTTGTCGACGCGCAAGTCTATCGCGCCGATGTATCGCGCCGATATGTTTCTGGCGCTGTCCCTGATCCGATGGCCAGGCGCCGCCGGGGGCTGTGACACCCATGTCGACCCTGTGCGGTGGCGCCTACACTTGGCCGAGGCCCATGCAGAGCTCAACCGACTACCAGATGGCCAAGCGCGCGCTGGTCCGCCAGGTGTCGCAGGGCGCCGTCGCCGTGCAGGACGTGTGCGACGCGCATCCCGAGCTGCTCCGCGCGGCGCGCAACATCGGCACGCCGAGCGACCGGCAGTGCCCGATCTGCGAGCTCGCGGACCGGCGCGCCCGGGTGCCGGCCGACGACAGCACGTCGCTGCGCCTCGTCACCTACGTGTTCGGCAGCGAGCTGCGCCGTAAGTCGGGTGCGCCGGTGTGGACCCGCCAGGAGCTGGCCGACCTGGCTGCCGACCACGACTCGTTCACCGCGTACACCGTCGAGTGTTGCCTGGTGTGCGGCTGGAACCACCTGCACGAGAGCGTGCTCATGGGACAGGCGCACCAGGACTGACCGGCGACCAGCCCGTGGTCGGGTGTTACACGATCGTGTCATGCGGCCAGCCCGGGCGATGGCACACTCGTTGCTCATGGAAACCCCGCACTCCCCGCGGACTCCGGCGATCACGCGTGCCCAGCCGACGCGGACCCCTCCCCGGCCGCGTGAGTGGACGCCTGCCCACCAGCCCGTTCGCGTCCGGCGTCGACGTCGCCGGCCGTGGTTCCGGCGTCCCACCTTCTGGCTGGGTGCGCTGCTGGTGGTGCTGCTGGCAGCCGTGACCGTCGCTGGCGCCGTGGCGTATGCGGTTGCCACCGTGCCGCTGCCCACCGAGCTGGACACGTCACCGACGGTAGTCCTCGACGCGCGCGGCAAGAAGATCGGCGAGCTGTACGCCGAGACGGCGCGCGAGGACGTGGAGCTCGACCGTGTGCCGGAGCACACGCGACAGGCCGTGCTCGCGGCGGAGGACGCCGGGTTCTACGACCACCCGGGGGTCAGCATCCCGGGCATCGTCCGTGCGGCCATCCGCAACGTGCGTTCCGGCGAGGTTCGCCAGGGGGGCTCGACGATCAGCCAGCAGTACGTCAAGACCGTCACGGGTGAGACCGAACGGACGGCGATGCGCAAGGCCCGCGAGGCCGTGCTGGCGATGAAGCTCGAGCGTGAGGTCTCGAAGGACCAGATCCTCGAGTGGTACCTCAACACCATCTACTTCGGCCGCGGGGCCTACGGCATCCAGGCGGCGTCACGCGCCTACTTCGACAAGAACGTCGGCAAGCTGACCGTGGGCGAGTCGGCGCTGCTGGCCGGCATGATCCCGGCACCATCGGCGACGGATCCGGTCGACAACCCCGAGCGGGCCACAGAGCGCTACACGTACGTGATCGACCAGATGCTGGCCCAGGGGTGGATCGACGACCAGCGGGCCCGGAAGCTGCGGGCCAACCAGCCGGAGGTCACACCCAGGGCCAGGCGGGTCGCGGGCACGGCGCCGTTCTTCATGGACATGGTCGAGCGGGAGCTCTCGGACCGCGTCGGTGACCAGGCCTACCGCGGGCTCACGGTGACCACCACGCTCAACCTGCGGATGCAGAAGGCCGCCGAGAAGATCTACGACCGGCGGTTCGACGAGCTCCGCGAGGACCTCCGTGCCACGGCCGGTGAGGACGTCACGGTGCCGACCGGCGCGATGGTGT encodes:
- a CDS encoding PadR family transcriptional regulator; this encodes MLELAILGLLKERPMHGYELRKQLAQKLGLFWTVSFGSLYPTLKKLERRGVVEKVPGDAADERPRRKQEYRITAAGEADFLELLGELDAQELEEEKFSLRLAFFTYLRPEIRLRLLERRRSYLHERLEQAERALRRATRLRADTYTIALMRHGVNGINADIAWLDELISAERTRIAEERGDGHDTPVDPVRSDEPPRDPPESPSSLVHRQDPQA
- a CDS encoding DUF5318 family protein, with translation MQSSTDYQMAKRALVRQVSQGAVAVQDVCDAHPELLRAARNIGTPSDRQCPICELADRRARVPADDSTSLRLVTYVFGSELRRKSGAPVWTRQELADLAADHDSFTAYTVECCLVCGWNHLHESVLMGQAHQD